In Deltaproteobacteria bacterium CG2_30_66_27, a single genomic region encodes these proteins:
- a CDS encoding cytochrome C: MKTLAKVGVLVVSMVLVLSAAGLDAAQKESKGAKLFQQHCSACHPNGGNIIKPAETLHKKDRDAHGVKTAKDIVAKMRNPGPGMTRFDTKTISGKDAHEIAEYILKTFK, encoded by the coding sequence ATGAAAACGTTGGCGAAGGTAGGAGTTCTCGTGGTGTCCATGGTCCTGGTCCTTTCCGCCGCCGGCCTCGACGCGGCGCAGAAGGAATCGAAGGGGGCGAAGCTGTTTCAGCAGCACTGCTCCGCCTGTCACCCGAACGGGGGAAACATCATCAAGCCGGCCGAGACACTCCATAAGAAGGACAGGGATGCCCACGGCGTCAAGACGGCCAAGGACATCGTCGCGAAGATGCGGAACCCGGGACCCGGGATGACCCGCTTCGACACGAAAACGATTTCCGGCAAGGATGCGCATGAGATCGCGGAGTACATCCTGAAGACCTTCAAATAA